DNA sequence from the Candidatus Sulfuricurvum sp. RIFRC-1 genome:
CCGCTTTTTTTGTTCAAAATAGTATCGATTTCATCGATACTCATTTTTGTTTCGCGCATGAGATATCCGATGATTGATGGGTCGATGCTCCCGCAACGCGATCCCATCATCAGCCCCTCCAGCGGTGTCATTCCCATCGATGTATCGATACTGCGACCATTTTCGATTGCACAGGCACTGACACCGTTACCGATATGAAAGGTGATGAGATTTAGTTCTTCGAGCGGTTTTTGCAGTATCAGGGCAGCTTGTGTACTCACATAATGGTGTGAGGTACCGTGAAAACCGTAACGGCGTACATGATACGATTCATACCAATCATGGGGGAGGGGATAGCGATAGCTATACGCTGGCATGCTCTGATGAAAGGCAGTATCGAAGATTGCAAAATTAGGAACATTCGGTGCAATAGCACGTGCGGCTTGAATTCCCTCGATATTGGCGGGATTATGCAGCGGTGCGAGTGGAATAAGAGAACGAATTTCATGGATAAGATCATCATCGATCCGTGCAGGTTCATGAAAACGTTCACCACCGTGAACAACGCGGTGACCGATTGCATCGATTTGGGTGATATCGATATCGTGAGTTTCGAGGTGACCTCGCATCACTTCAAACCCCTCATGGTGATTACGAATCTCTTCAATCAATCCATGGTTAATCAGACGAAGCGTTTTTGTTTCATACACACTGTATTTAATGGACGAACTGCCGGCATTGATAACGAGGATACTCATACGACATTACTTTGTGCTTGGATGGCAGTGATAAGAATCGTATTAACGATATCGGCAATCTCACAGCCTCGGCTGAGATCGTTAACCGGTTTTTTCAGCCCTTGCAGTATCGGACCGATCGCGATTGCACCAGCGGAGCGCTGAACTGCTTTGTAGGTATTGTTGCCGGTGTTGAGATCAGGAAAGATAAAAATCGTTGCTTGTCCGGCTACCGCAGAACCCGGTAGTTTGATACGAGCGACATCAGGATCGATGGCGGCGTCGTATTGGATCGGCCCTTCGATGAGCATCTTTGGATGACGTTCTTTGACAATTTTGGTCGCTTCGCGTACTTTTTGAACATCATCTCCATGCCCCGAATTACCGGTTGAATAGGAGAGCATCGCGATGCGCGGTTCAATCCCGAATGATTTTGCACTGTATGCAGAAGCAATAGCGATCTGGGCGAGTTGTTCGGCATCAGGGGTCTGATTGACAGCGCAGTCGGCATAGACAAGTACTTTCGTATCCAGACACATGAAAAATAGACTTGAAACGAGTGAGATAGAAGGGGTTGTTTTGATAATCTGCAATGCGGGAAGTATGGTGTCTTGTGTCGTATGGATCGAACCTGAA
Encoded proteins:
- a CDS encoding acetate kinase, which codes for MSILVINAGSSSIKYSVYETKTLRLINHGLIEEIRNHHEGFEVMRGHLETHDIDITQIDAIGHRVVHGGERFHEPARIDDDLIHEIRSLIPLAPLHNPANIEGIQAARAIAPNVPNFAIFDTAFHQSMPAYSYRYPLPHDWYESYHVRRYGFHGTSHHYVSTQAALILQKPLEELNLITFHIGNGVSACAIENGRSIDTSMGMTPLEGLMMGSRCGSIDPSIIGYLMRETKMSIDEIDTILNKKSGLLAIAGTNDLRSVIDAKNRGNQNAALAIDMFAYRLKKQLGEYMAILRGVDAVVFTGGIGEHSPLIHEMVCEGLEHLGISLDKEKNRACETQIHDLNTNIALLVIPTDEELQIALYVQKLLLS